One window of Sulfurospirillum sp. 1612 genomic DNA carries:
- the thiS gene encoding sulfur carrier protein ThiS produces MELTLNNHTIQTEHTNVNDLIASLNLENPNVVVELNLKILKRVNWEQTLLHPGDRVEIITFMGGG; encoded by the coding sequence ATGGAGCTGACACTCAATAACCACACCATACAAACAGAACACACCAACGTGAACGATTTGATTGCTTCATTAAATCTTGAGAATCCCAACGTCGTCGTGGAGCTAAACCTTAAGATTTTAAAAAGAGTCAATTGGGAGCAAACCTTACTACATCCGGGAGATCGTGTAGAAATTATAACCTTTATGGGAGGGGGATAG
- a CDS encoding thiazole synthase, which translates to MRDILKIGDKEFSNRLLCGTGKFRDKNDIKKMLAQSGSQIITIALRRVNLDNPQDNILNYIPKNITLLPNTSGARNAEEAVRIANIAREFGCGNFVKIEIIHESKYLMPDNEETIKATKILAKDGFVVLPYINPDLVTCKKLEDAGASTVMPLGAPIGSNRGLETQSLIELIIENSNLPVIVDAGIGMPSHAAHAMEMGADGVLVNTAIATAEDPMMAGHAFSLAVQAGRMAHLAKLAKKSKYAQASSPLTGFLHQERQS; encoded by the coding sequence ATGCGGGACATACTAAAAATAGGAGACAAAGAATTCTCAAACCGATTGCTGTGCGGAACCGGAAAATTTAGAGATAAAAATGATATCAAAAAGATGCTAGCCCAAAGTGGCTCACAAATCATCACCATCGCACTCAGAAGAGTGAATCTTGATAATCCACAGGACAATATCCTCAATTATATTCCTAAAAATATCACCTTGCTTCCCAATACATCAGGAGCAAGAAATGCTGAAGAAGCGGTAAGAATCGCCAATATTGCTAGAGAATTTGGCTGTGGTAATTTTGTAAAAATCGAGATTATTCATGAGAGTAAATACTTGATGCCAGACAACGAAGAGACCATCAAAGCGACTAAAATACTCGCCAAAGATGGATTTGTCGTCTTACCTTATATCAACCCCGATTTGGTCACGTGCAAAAAACTTGAAGATGCCGGTGCGAGCACAGTCATGCCTCTGGGTGCTCCGATTGGCTCAAACCGTGGGCTAGAGACGCAGAGTCTGATTGAACTCATTATCGAAAATAGTAATCTTCCCGTCATCGTCGATGCCGGTATCGGGATGCCTTCACACGCCGCACATGCCATGGAGATGGGAGCGGATGGAGTTTTAGTCAATACCGCAATCGCCACAGCAGAAGACCCCATGATGGCAGGGCATGCATTTTCACTCGCCGTGCAAGCAGGCAGGATGGCCCATTTGGCAAAACTCGCCAAAAAAAGTAAATATGCCCAAGCCTCTTCTCCTCTGACAGGGTTTTTACACCAAGAGCGTCAATCATGA
- the thiH gene encoding 2-iminoacetate synthase ThiH, giving the protein MSFLAQLKAYEEFDFKDYFDHVTDTMIFESIEKKTLDWYDFLNLLSPRAKQHLEALARRAHEVTVQHFGYTISLYLPIYVSNYCSSHCLYCGFSKQNRIKRNKLSLEEVEIEAQEIAKTGIKHILFLTGESKKITPLSYLIDVAKILRRHFAQVAIEVAPMDEKEYHQLFEAGVDALTVYQEVYDKTIYQQVHISGEKTNYQYRLDAPERGAKAGFRNINIGPLFGLGEILPEAFFGGLHAKYLSDKYLECEVGLSLPRINEAEGGFQPLSLLDDTTFVQIMCAYRLFLPRADINISTRETAEFRDNLLKICATKFSAGSKTEVGGYTKAKTEPQFEISDARDTTHVIERIQSMGYEPVYKNWEGI; this is encoded by the coding sequence ATGAGTTTTTTAGCACAATTAAAAGCGTATGAAGAATTTGATTTTAAGGATTATTTTGACCATGTCACTGATACTATGATTTTTGAATCCATCGAGAAAAAAACGCTCGATTGGTATGATTTTTTAAATCTCCTATCCCCAAGAGCCAAACAACATTTAGAAGCTCTCGCTAGACGTGCGCATGAGGTGACGGTGCAACACTTTGGGTATACCATCAGCTTATACCTTCCCATTTACGTATCCAACTACTGCAGTAGCCATTGTCTTTATTGTGGCTTTAGCAAACAAAATCGCATCAAAAGAAACAAACTCAGCTTAGAAGAGGTTGAAATCGAAGCGCAAGAAATTGCCAAAACGGGTATCAAACATATCTTGTTTTTGACCGGTGAATCTAAAAAAATCACCCCGCTTAGCTACCTCATCGATGTTGCTAAAATATTAAGACGTCATTTTGCACAAGTAGCCATCGAAGTGGCACCCATGGATGAAAAGGAGTACCATCAACTCTTTGAAGCTGGCGTCGATGCGCTCACGGTTTATCAAGAAGTTTATGATAAAACCATCTACCAACAGGTGCATATTAGTGGAGAAAAAACAAACTACCAATACCGCCTCGATGCACCTGAACGTGGTGCAAAAGCAGGATTTAGAAACATCAATATCGGGCCGCTTTTTGGTTTGGGTGAGATTCTTCCTGAAGCTTTTTTTGGTGGACTTCATGCCAAATATCTCAGTGACAAGTACTTAGAGTGTGAAGTGGGACTCTCCTTGCCACGCATCAATGAAGCCGAAGGGGGATTTCAACCTCTTAGCCTCTTAGATGATACAACGTTTGTGCAGATTATGTGTGCGTATCGTCTCTTTTTACCACGTGCTGATATCAATATCTCAACAAGAGAAACCGCAGAATTTAGAGATAATTTACTCAAAATTTGTGCGACAAAATTCTCAGCAGGCTCCAAAACCGAAGTCGGCGGCTACACAAAAGCCAAAACCGAACCACAGTTTGAAATTAGTGATGCAAGAGACACGACGCACGTCATCGAGCGCATCCAAAGCATGGGCTATGAGCCCGTGTATAAAAATTGGGAAGGAATATAA
- the thiE gene encoding thiamine phosphate synthase — MIKIYRILDANVNRAAEGIRVVEDICRFHFEDENLTKKLRDIRHKIRKNLSSVDTHLLKYRDADHDIGKGISTASKIDKKASIAQSIFANFKRALEAIRVIEEILKTTEDMYHIGKSYEALRYELYYLEKELMERHQKRVLPEGIYGITFSKFSNGRSNIEIVRDMIDCGITVIQYREKDKSLKEMYEEALILREMTRKAGVVFIINDHVELAMMVDADGVHIGQDDWPLEKVRKLIGDDKIIGLSTHSKEQALEAVELGADYIGVGPIYDTKTKDYATVGVEYLEFVAQNIPIPFVAIGGIKEHNLSEIIKRGAKSFALVTELTMAVDMRAKVEALETIIKS; from the coding sequence ATGATAAAAATATACAGAATCTTAGATGCCAATGTCAATCGTGCAGCAGAGGGAATTCGTGTGGTCGAGGATATTTGTCGGTTTCATTTTGAAGATGAAAATCTTACCAAAAAACTGCGCGATATCCGTCACAAAATCCGAAAAAATCTCTCAAGCGTCGATACGCATCTGTTGAAGTATCGCGACGCTGATCATGATATCGGCAAAGGCATCTCCACCGCTAGCAAAATTGACAAAAAAGCCTCCATCGCACAGAGTATCTTTGCCAACTTTAAACGTGCACTTGAAGCCATCCGTGTCATCGAAGAGATCCTAAAAACCACAGAAGATATGTATCACATCGGCAAAAGTTATGAAGCCTTGCGTTATGAGCTTTATTACTTAGAAAAAGAGTTGATGGAACGCCATCAAAAAAGAGTGTTACCTGAGGGAATTTATGGTATTACCTTCTCAAAATTTTCAAATGGCAGAAGCAATATTGAAATCGTACGCGATATGATAGATTGTGGTATCACAGTCATCCAATATCGTGAAAAAGACAAAAGTTTGAAAGAGATGTATGAAGAGGCTTTGATTTTAAGAGAGATGACACGCAAAGCCGGCGTCGTTTTCATCATCAACGATCACGTAGAACTCGCCATGATGGTCGATGCCGATGGCGTACACATCGGACAAGATGATTGGCCTCTAGAGAAGGTGCGGAAACTCATCGGCGATGACAAAATCATCGGGCTCTCCACTCACTCCAAAGAGCAAGCCCTAGAAGCGGTGGAACTTGGAGCTGATTACATCGGAGTCGGACCGATTTATGATACTAAAACCAAAGATTATGCCACTGTCGGGGTCGAATACTTAGAGTTTGTCGCTCAAAATATCCCTATTCCTTTTGTCGCCATCGGCGGCATCAAAGAGCACAACTTGAGCGAGATTATCAAACGAGGCGCCAAAAGTTTTGCCCTAGTTACGGAGCTGACAATGGCAGTAGATATGCGAGCCAAAGTGGAGGCACTAGAGACGATTATCAAATCTTAA
- a CDS encoding 4Fe-4S binding protein, translating into MEFKRVKMVYFSPTQTTKKVLECIAHNLGAEVVEDLDLTYAQQTKTTRVCSDEIVIIGAPVYAGRLSAEAMARLKQLRANNTLAILVVVYGNRAFEDALLELKHFVITLGFTPIAGGAFIGEHSYSTAKTPIAQGRPDALDLQKIAAFAKKIKDKINNVSPTCLPMDLEVPGNFPYKEAMPPNSVAPLSDYELCSVCGACIDVCPTGAIFLDEQIQTNATLCIRCCACIKNCPSEARVVEDSAWKAMAERLNTNCQARKEPEFFL; encoded by the coding sequence ATGGAATTTAAACGCGTCAAAATGGTGTATTTTTCACCAACACAAACAACAAAAAAGGTATTGGAGTGTATCGCTCACAACTTGGGTGCTGAGGTGGTTGAAGATTTGGATCTCACCTATGCGCAACAGACAAAAACAACAAGAGTATGCTCAGATGAGATCGTTATTATCGGTGCTCCGGTATATGCAGGACGCTTGAGTGCTGAGGCGATGGCACGATTGAAACAGTTGCGTGCCAATAATACGCTTGCAATCCTCGTCGTCGTGTATGGGAATAGAGCATTTGAAGATGCACTATTAGAGTTAAAACATTTCGTGATAACATTGGGCTTTACGCCGATTGCCGGAGGTGCTTTTATAGGAGAACACTCGTACTCAACGGCAAAAACTCCAATCGCACAGGGAAGACCTGATGCGTTAGATTTGCAAAAAATAGCAGCATTTGCCAAAAAAATTAAAGATAAAATCAACAACGTATCACCCACTTGCCTGCCAATGGATTTAGAAGTGCCTGGTAATTTTCCCTACAAAGAGGCGATGCCACCCAACAGTGTGGCGCCTTTGAGTGATTATGAGCTCTGTAGTGTATGTGGTGCATGTATCGATGTGTGCCCCACTGGGGCGATATTTTTAGATGAGCAAATTCAAACCAATGCGACATTGTGCATTCGCTGTTGTGCCTGCATCAAAAATTGCCCAAGTGAGGCAAGAGTGGTTGAAGATAGCGCATGGAAGGCGATGGCTGAGAGATTAAATACCAATTGTCAAGCACGTAAAGAGCCTGAATTTTTTCTATAA
- a CDS encoding mechanosensitive ion channel domain-containing protein: MGNINSIMTLVAPFLPFIATLVLCMGILWGVYWFLIGRYPERGNEQKFPVQLVMLLLSLIAVLALVMTLPLSEESRSDVMRLIGIVLSGIIAFSSTNIIANLMAGVLLRIMKPFSTGDFIRVGEFFGRVSQRGLFDTEIQSETRELIAIPNAYLIKNPISATPSTGAIVSASLSLGYDVPHSKIETLLIQAAEKSGLEHAFVHILELGNFSVTYRISGLLNEVKGLITARSNLFRSVLEVLHEEGIEIVSPTFMNQRKIGDNEKIIPTFTAPTSPKTEGVEAEKIVFDKAEQSEQKEKEQEQLIEDIKNLELQSKEAKDEEKERVKENIETKRQRLKELKEREKNAE, from the coding sequence ATGGGAAACATCAATAGTATCATGACACTTGTTGCTCCATTTTTACCATTTATCGCTACTCTTGTGCTCTGTATGGGCATTTTATGGGGCGTTTATTGGTTTTTGATTGGACGATATCCCGAACGTGGCAATGAGCAAAAATTTCCGGTACAACTGGTGATGTTGTTACTGAGTTTGATTGCTGTTTTGGCACTGGTGATGACCTTGCCTTTGAGTGAAGAATCTCGCAGCGACGTGATGCGTTTGATTGGAATCGTGCTCTCTGGTATCATCGCATTTTCATCGACAAATATTATTGCCAATTTGATGGCAGGGGTATTGCTCCGCATTATGAAACCCTTTTCTACGGGTGATTTTATTCGCGTGGGTGAGTTCTTTGGACGTGTTTCTCAACGAGGCTTATTTGATACGGAGATTCAATCTGAAACTAGAGAATTAATCGCCATCCCCAATGCGTATTTGATTAAAAATCCGATTTCAGCCACGCCTAGTACTGGGGCGATTGTCTCTGCGTCACTCTCTTTAGGTTATGATGTGCCTCATTCTAAAATCGAGACTTTGTTGATTCAAGCAGCAGAAAAAAGTGGGCTTGAGCATGCCTTTGTACATATTTTGGAATTGGGTAATTTCTCCGTTACCTATCGTATTTCTGGTCTTCTAAATGAGGTAAAAGGGCTGATTACTGCGCGTTCTAACCTGTTTCGCTCTGTTTTGGAAGTATTACATGAGGAGGGGATTGAAATCGTATCACCTACTTTTATGAATCAGCGAAAAATTGGAGACAATGAGAAAATTATCCCGACTTTTACGGCTCCAACTTCACCAAAAACAGAGGGCGTAGAAGCGGAAAAAATTGTCTTTGATAAAGCAGAACAATCAGAACAAAAGGAAAAAGAGCAAGAACAACTGATTGAGGATATCAAAAATCTGGAATTGCAATCAAAAGAGGCCAAAGACGAGGAAAAAGAGAGAGTCAAAGAGAATATAGAGACCAAACGCCAACGTTTAAAAGAGCTCAAAGAGCGTGAAAAAAACGCAGAATAG
- a CDS encoding c-type cytochrome — protein MTHFYSDAQCGMKILRKFIALSSAAIFIPILAFGAGDMGKTLYDQGDQGAIIACSSCHGAQGQGEASTGMPALGDLQPAYTIKALQAFKSKERKNDIMNNIAAGLSEQQMQAVANYISTLPQPKPAAIKSKTLVEKGRILFEYGKKISATDWVPSCYLCHGQNAQGAGDLFPPLINQNAAYLKTQLLDFKSGKRVDQTDGLMKSIAEKLSKEDIDAISAYLASKSIVRGYEWPYKMRSQAEKKDKR, from the coding sequence GTGACACACTTTTATAGTGATGCACAATGTGGTATGAAGATTTTGAGAAAATTCATCGCGTTGTCATCCGCTGCCATTTTCATCCCGATTCTCGCCTTTGGTGCGGGGGATATGGGAAAAACTCTGTACGATCAAGGAGACCAAGGTGCTATCATTGCCTGTAGCAGTTGTCATGGCGCACAAGGTCAGGGAGAAGCCAGTACGGGTATGCCCGCATTAGGAGACTTACAACCTGCTTATACCATCAAGGCATTGCAGGCTTTCAAGTCCAAAGAGCGCAAAAATGATATCATGAACAACATAGCCGCAGGGCTTTCTGAACAGCAGATGCAGGCCGTTGCCAACTATATCAGCACCCTTCCACAACCAAAACCTGCTGCTATAAAATCGAAAACTTTAGTAGAAAAAGGTCGTATTTTATTTGAATATGGCAAAAAAATATCTGCCACTGATTGGGTGCCATCGTGTTATCTTTGTCACGGTCAAAATGCCCAAGGTGCGGGAGATTTATTTCCGCCTCTTATCAACCAAAATGCAGCCTATCTCAAAACACAATTGCTTGATTTTAAAAGTGGAAAACGCGTAGACCAAACCGATGGTTTGATGAAATCAATCGCTGAAAAACTCTCCAAAGAGGATATCGATGCCATCAGTGCCTATTTGGCGTCTAAGTCAATCGTACGCGGGTATGAATGGCCTTATAAAATGCGCTCACAAGCAGAAAAAAAGGATAAAAGATGA
- a CDS encoding c-type cytochrome, giving the protein MRKVILFFYIMIFMGVSGFAASTQQSTADISKALDGKPVDYAAAKSMLSKIQFDAPFPAEVEKQNSEFGEFVKLGYLLFTQTKKYAPKYVGSALSCNNCHLNAGALANSAPMWASYGMYPAYRGKNHLVNSFENRLQGCFIYSENGIVPPSGGVILKSLSAYIYWMSKGVPVGVSLPGRGYPKVKPAKKADLKKGEAVYMQKCAICHGKFGEGVKTRHAHEYQFPPLWGPDSYNWGAGMHKVSNFANFIKANMPLGQSYTLSDQEAWDIAAWVNQKSHSRPTRVSDPINGPAF; this is encoded by the coding sequence ATGAGAAAAGTAATTTTATTTTTTTATATCATGATATTTATGGGCGTATCTGGATTTGCCGCATCGACTCAACAATCTACCGCAGATATCAGTAAAGCACTCGATGGCAAACCTGTGGATTATGCCGCCGCAAAAAGTATGCTCAGTAAAATACAATTTGATGCCCCTTTTCCTGCTGAAGTAGAAAAACAAAACAGTGAATTTGGTGAATTTGTGAAACTTGGTTACCTCCTTTTTACACAAACAAAAAAGTATGCTCCAAAATATGTCGGAAGTGCACTGAGTTGTAATAATTGTCACCTCAATGCCGGTGCTTTAGCAAACTCTGCTCCAATGTGGGCTTCTTATGGAATGTACCCAGCATATCGTGGTAAAAATCATCTAGTCAATAGTTTTGAAAACCGTTTGCAAGGATGCTTTATTTATTCAGAAAATGGAATCGTACCTCCATCAGGCGGTGTCATCCTCAAATCGCTCTCAGCCTATATTTATTGGATGTCAAAAGGGGTTCCAGTCGGCGTCTCACTACCAGGTCGAGGCTATCCGAAGGTAAAACCCGCTAAAAAAGCCGACCTTAAAAAAGGTGAAGCTGTTTATATGCAAAAATGTGCCATCTGCCACGGTAAATTTGGTGAAGGTGTGAAAACGCGTCATGCCCATGAATACCAATTTCCGCCATTGTGGGGACCAGATTCTTACAACTGGGGAGCAGGTATGCATAAAGTTTCTAATTTTGCAAACTTCATCAAAGCCAATATGCCACTAGGCCAAAGCTATACCCTCAGTGACCAAGAAGCTTGGGATATCGCCGCTTGGGTCAATCAAAAAAGTCATAGCAGACCGACAAGAGTCTCTGACCCGATTAATGGTCCTGCTTTTTAA
- a CDS encoding Rho-binding antiterminator, giving the protein MISCAHYDYIEIACLYHYDIKLTLKSGEVIEGRALDTARNSDLKECIKIKTSVDEPLIVLDDIMRLQIKTKNPHFQSVSFT; this is encoded by the coding sequence ATGATAAGTTGTGCGCACTATGATTACATAGAAATCGCTTGCCTGTATCACTATGACATCAAACTCACTCTAAAATCTGGAGAAGTCATCGAAGGAAGGGCCCTAGATACAGCACGCAATAGCGATTTGAAAGAGTGCATCAAAATAAAGACAAGCGTTGATGAGCCCCTTATTGTCCTCGACGATATCATGAGACTTCAAATCAAGACCAAAAATCCACACTTTCAAAGTGTCTCATTTACCTAA
- a CDS encoding heme-binding domain-containing protein — translation MNKTKILISIIVLAILIQFIPYGKNHTNPAIISTPKWDSPRTKKLFANACADCHSFETKWPLYSKIAPISWLVYSDVQEGRDHFNVSAWGVQKRNKGDEAASEVKEGDMPMFMYPWMHKKARLSAQQRADLVAGLKATFGDK, via the coding sequence ATGAATAAAACAAAAATTTTGATTTCAATCATCGTTTTGGCGATACTGATTCAATTCATCCCTTATGGGAAAAATCACACCAATCCTGCCATCATTAGCACCCCAAAATGGGACAGCCCAAGAACAAAAAAACTCTTTGCCAATGCGTGTGCTGATTGTCATAGTTTTGAAACCAAGTGGCCACTTTATAGTAAAATTGCGCCTATTTCTTGGCTCGTTTATAGTGATGTCCAAGAGGGACGCGATCATTTTAATGTCTCAGCATGGGGTGTACAAAAACGCAACAAAGGAGATGAGGCCGCCTCAGAAGTAAAAGAGGGCGATATGCCGATGTTCATGTATCCGTGGATGCATAAAAAGGCGCGTCTTAGTGCACAACAACGCGCAGATTTGGTTGCAGGACTCAAGGCAACTTTTGGAGACAAATAA
- the recQ gene encoding DNA helicase RecQ: MHQFFGFNEFKPLQKKSIEAILSKRDLLTILPTGGGKSLCYQLPAIMQKSELTIVISPLIALINDQIINLRNNNIQADKLTSELNEHQMQEVYEKIRNKQISLLYVSPERAVMGSFKQLLRHNAVSFIVIDEAHCVSEWGHEFRFDYRKLHYLKEEFPHIPIAAFTATATDLVAKDIIKSLKLNNPVLLKGSFFRKNLLLSAKKRQGNGRVTLLKFLEAYQNESGIIYTFTRKESEALALFLQSKHLKAKAYHAGISSEERHAIQSAFIKDETKIIVATIAFGMGIDKSNVRFVVHMDLPKSIESYYQEIGRAGRDGLKSACLLLYSRGDVTRKSELLESIEDERYKNLAKNKIEALYHYASATQCRHKILVNYFEEEMEDCLSSCDNCKKEPHEAIDITREAQMFLSAMYRSNQSFGHAYIIDILRGARGKKLLDNHHDTLSVYGIGKSISKQSWELIVDALFEHNAIKRGEYRELLITSRGRDILKGSAKVSVRDEIFASEKEDNLNQEVTIKDENFEALRALRTKIAKEINLPAYVVFSDATLKEMAQKLPHDSDALLQINGVGPSKLEKYGTQFLQKIQEIRTHHEKE, translated from the coding sequence CTGCACCAATTTTTTGGTTTCAACGAATTTAAACCCCTGCAAAAAAAGAGTATTGAAGCTATCTTATCCAAAAGAGATTTGCTCACAATCTTGCCAACAGGGGGAGGAAAATCACTGTGTTATCAACTCCCTGCAATCATGCAAAAATCAGAGCTTACCATCGTCATCTCTCCCTTGATTGCCCTCATCAATGATCAAATCATCAATCTGCGCAACAACAATATCCAAGCAGACAAGCTCACAAGCGAATTGAATGAACACCAGATGCAAGAGGTTTATGAAAAAATCCGCAACAAGCAAATCTCACTCTTATATGTATCGCCTGAGCGTGCCGTTATGGGAAGTTTCAAGCAACTCTTGCGTCACAATGCTGTTAGTTTTATTGTGATTGATGAAGCGCATTGCGTGAGTGAATGGGGACATGAATTTCGATTTGATTATCGAAAACTTCACTATCTCAAAGAAGAATTTCCACACATCCCCATCGCCGCTTTTACTGCCACAGCGACTGATCTTGTTGCCAAAGATATTATAAAATCTCTCAAACTCAATAATCCGGTCCTTCTAAAGGGGAGCTTTTTTCGCAAGAATCTTTTGCTTAGTGCCAAAAAACGGCAAGGCAATGGAAGAGTGACTTTGCTCAAATTTTTAGAAGCATACCAGAATGAGAGTGGCATCATCTATACCTTCACACGAAAAGAGAGTGAAGCTTTGGCACTCTTTTTACAATCCAAACACTTAAAAGCCAAAGCCTATCATGCTGGAATTTCCAGTGAAGAGAGGCATGCCATCCAAAGTGCGTTTATCAAAGATGAGACGAAGATTATCGTAGCCACGATTGCCTTTGGTATGGGCATTGATAAAAGTAATGTCCGATTTGTCGTGCACATGGATTTGCCAAAAAGCATTGAGAGTTATTATCAAGAGATTGGGCGTGCCGGACGAGATGGCTTAAAAAGTGCGTGTTTGTTGCTCTATTCCAGAGGTGATGTGACGCGAAAATCTGAACTACTTGAGAGCATCGAAGATGAGCGCTACAAAAATTTAGCCAAAAACAAAATCGAAGCACTCTATCATTATGCCAGCGCGACACAATGCCGCCACAAAATATTGGTGAACTATTTTGAAGAGGAGATGGAAGATTGTCTTAGTTCGTGTGATAATTGCAAAAAAGAGCCACATGAGGCAATCGATATCACACGCGAAGCCCAAATGTTTCTCTCGGCGATGTATCGCAGCAATCAGAGTTTCGGGCACGCTTATATCATCGATATCCTAAGAGGCGCACGGGGCAAAAAGCTTTTGGATAACCATCATGATACGCTAAGCGTCTATGGTATCGGGAAATCCATCAGCAAGCAGAGTTGGGAACTCATTGTTGATGCACTTTTTGAACACAATGCAATCAAAAGAGGAGAATATCGAGAACTTCTCATCACTTCACGGGGACGTGACATCCTAAAAGGCAGCGCCAAAGTGTCGGTCAGAGATGAGATTTTTGCCAGCGAAAAAGAGGATAATCTCAACCAAGAGGTCACCATCAAAGATGAAAATTTTGAAGCATTAAGAGCACTGAGAACCAAGATTGCCAAAGAGATCAACCTCCCTGCGTATGTTGTATTTTCAGATGCCACCCTCAAAGAGATGGCACAAAAACTCCCTCATGATAGCGATGCCTTGCTACAAATCAACGGCGTCGGTCCAAGTAAACTCGAAAAATACGGCACGCAATTTTTACAAAAGATACAGGAGATAAGAACGCATCATGAAAAAGAGTAA
- the ybaK gene encoding Cys-tRNA(Pro) deacylase, giving the protein MKKSNAARILDQHHIEYELFSYQVDPNDLSATHAAESLQQNHEIVFKTLVVCDENQRPIVACIPADYELDLKALAKSANCKKCTMLPLKNLLKTTGYLRGGCSPIGMKKQYKTFMHHTALQYDKILISAGLRGLQLYLNPRDLQNIIEIEFENLCIINV; this is encoded by the coding sequence ATGAAAAAGAGTAACGCCGCTAGAATTTTAGACCAACACCACATCGAGTATGAACTCTTCAGCTATCAAGTCGACCCCAATGATTTGAGTGCGACACATGCAGCTGAATCTTTGCAACAAAATCATGAAATTGTCTTTAAAACGCTCGTAGTTTGTGATGAAAATCAAAGACCAATAGTCGCATGTATTCCAGCTGATTATGAATTGGATCTCAAAGCACTAGCCAAAAGTGCAAACTGCAAAAAATGCACCATGTTGCCATTAAAAAATCTCTTAAAAACTACCGGCTATCTTCGTGGGGGTTGCTCTCCTATTGGGATGAAAAAACAGTATAAAACTTTTATGCATCACACCGCACTTCAATACGACAAAATACTGATTAGTGCGGGCTTGAGAGGGTTACAGCTCTACCTCAACCCTCGGGATTTACAGAACATTATAGAGATAGAATTTGAAAACTTGTGCATTATAAACGTATAA